TCTCTGGCATTGTTACGAGCCCAAGGTGTCTTTCAGGCAAACGCTCCTTCCTTCTTTCAATCGCGCCGATGACCTCCGTTTTCGTTAATGATTCGACAGCCTCAATCGCCTTTTTTCTGTGCCTTTCACCGCTCACCTGGTTGAGGATCACCCCTTCGATCCTGATCGATTTGTCGAGCATTTTAAAGCCAAGTACGTGTGCGGCCGCACTCTTCGCAAGACTTCTTGCGTTGACGACGAGAACGACGGGAGCACCAAGAATCTTTGCGATCTCAGCAGTGCTCCCGGTATCGCCCGTTGAGGTGAGTCCGTCGTAGAGTCCCCTGACACCCTCGACGATTGCAATGTCCGCGTCTCTCGTCGACCAGCCAAAAACATTGAGAATTGTATCACGGTCGAGCATAAATGAATCGAGATTTCTCGACGGTCGACCAGTTGCCGCCGCATGATATGCAGGATCGATAAAATCAGGTCCAACCTTAAATCCCTGAACCCTATATCTTTTCGAAAGAAGCGCCATCAGACCAGTAGCAATCGTCGTTTTGCCTACGCCGCTCCCAGCACCGGCGATGATGACCCGCCTGATGCCCATTATTCATTCTCCCTCAGCAAAACCCGGATTTCCTCCGGATCGATCGGTTTCGGTATTCCTAGGTTGTTATTTTTCAATATCGCATCCGCCAGTCTGCGATAAGCATCGGCCTGAGAACTCTGTGGTGCGCCTTCGATGACTGTCTTTCCCCTGTTTTCACATTCCCTCACGATAGGATCTCGCGGAATAAAGCCGATCATGTGACTTCCGATCATTTTTGCGAATTCGCTTACAATTCTTTCTTCATTTCTTATTTCTCTTGAATTACAAATCAGACCGCCGAGATTGACCTTTAGATTCTCAAGCCCTCTGACAATATTGTTTGCCGCGTAGAGGGAAAGGTATTCACCGCTTGTGACAATGTAGACCTCGTTTGCAAATTTCTCGCGAAGCGGTGCGGCAAAACCACCGCAGACAACGTCACCGGGGACATCGTAGATGATGACATCGATATCATTCGTGAAATAGCGCTTGTAAAGTTCCTGCACCGCGACGATGATCCCACGACCAGCACATCCCACACCAGCGATTGGGCCGCCCGTCTCGATGCATTTGATACCGTTGAAGCCCTCAACGTAGGCCGGGCAATTTTCATTGGTCGACGATCTCAGTCTTTCCAAAAAAGTTTCAATCTTGCGACCGCCGAGCAGTGTCATGCTTCCATCAGCTTTCGGATCGCATCCGATGTACCAAGTGTTGAGTCCTCTTTCACCGAGCGCGGCAGCGACATTCGCCGATATCGTCGATTTTCCGATGCCACCTTTGCCGTAGATGGCGATCTGTTTCATGTTTGCACCCCATCAACGAGCTCCCTGATCGTGTCCCCGAGCTCGCTGTGGACAATCCCTCTAGCCCCCATGAGCATCGAGTGCGTCGAGATTTCGCCGACCGCGAGGGTGAAACCCGAGTCAATGAAATTCCTCAGCTCCCTCGGCTGATCGGTCACGAGAATGTCTTCCACCTTGAGATCTGGAATCGCGTGCGGTAAGCCACATAGGACCCGGAGGTCTATCTCTTTATTTTCGAGATATTTCGCCGCTTTCTCCCCTGCAACAGGGTATTCATCAAGTCCGCCGCTCAAATAATCAATCCCAACGCCTGCTTCCTTCAAATCTCTGAGAATGTCCATTGAATACCTTCTGATGCGGGGCAGACCGATGTTTGGATCTGTATTTGCCACGTAAATCGCATATCCTCCAACCTTTCTTCTCGCATATTCAACCGCGCGCATCACATCGGCGAATCTATACGCCGTCTCCTTTTTTGCGTTGAGGACAACCGCGACTCTTTTGTTTTGAGACAAGTAATCAATAATCCTCTTTGCGACATTCAGCTTCGTTGCACCGCGGTGAGGCTTAAGGTAAGGTTTACTCGTCATCCCCCTCTCCCTTTCCAACGCGGTTGCACGCATGAGCATTTCCTTCTGGCGTTCAAATTCCTCTTTTGGGATGATCCCCTTGTTTGCCGCTACTTCAAGAACCTTGATCGCTCCCACGGTATTAGGCCCAGCGCACGCATGGATATCGATTGGGAGAACGGTCGAGCGAATTCCCGCCTTTTTGATCGCCGCATCGAGGTTCTCGCCGATGATCATACTCGCGCAGGTTCCGACGACGCCAACGAGCTTTGGCGAGAACTCCTCATCCACTTTCTTAAGGACTTCCACAAGCCGTTGCTCGGCGCCGAATATCAGATCGCTTTCCTGCATGCCCGTCGTCACAACGGTGACACCAGCTTCCTCGAGCAATCGAGATGCGGTAAAACCGCAGCCAGGGGGTCCATGCATGACGATCACGTCGACGTCGAGATCCCTGAGTGTGTACATTGCGGCGATAATCGGACTTGGTCTCGGATGAAGCACATCGATCATCTGAAACCCTCCTTGGTGCACCAGAGAATCGCCTCGGAATTTCCGTTGACTTCGGCGATATTCTCGATCACGCGGAACACATCCCCATGCAACATGCCCCCTTCGAAATCGCCAAGCAGGCACGCATCGCTGACACAATCCCGATGATCGATAATAACTTTTTCAAGTTCCCCCAGATCGAGTTTCTCGCAGACTCTTTTGGAAACTGGTTCGATGATGACACCAATTCTTTTTAACTGATAATAATTCTTCAAACATTCGATAAGAAAGCGCACGGATGCGGCACTGACTCCAGGATTTCTGTCACGAATAACCCATAAGTCATTTTCCTTTCTGATTTCCCCCCTACCAGGCACGCCTTCGAAGGCTTCGAAAGATTTCGCGATCTCGTTGACACCATAACCAAGGTCAATGGCGACCGCAGCAGCAGCCGAAAAAGCTAGTAGATAAGCTGGTGCGACAAAATTTCCAGGGAGATCGACCGATGCGCAATCTCCTTTTTTTAAAATGATTTTCATTCCAGCCATCTCTCCGAGACGCAACGGCTGACCGATTTTTGCATCGACATCCCCGCCATTTCCGAATGTTAAAATCTTGACGTCCTTTCCCACATGTGGAACCCAGAGGTTTTTTTCATCTTCCCGGACGACAAGCGTCTTTTTCACCGTACAAGCCATCTGCACCTTTCCGTCAAATGCTCTCCTCGTTCCTTTTGCAATCAAATAGTTGTCACCAATCGTCGTAATGACACCGATGTCCGCGAGTCCAGTCCCGCCTAAAGAGACTTCGAAAACGCCGACGTCGAACTCGACTTCCATTCTCGCAATTTCTAAAATGGAGGTGGGGGCGATGCTCACCTCTTCTTTGATGATCTTCTTCTTATCGCCATTATACAGTACGATTCCGCCGCTACTTAATAGCAGGACGCGATTTCCTTTGGCACGGAGAAGATCGGCGATCAGGTGAGCCGTCGAAGTTTTCCCCTTTGTGCCAGTCACCTCAATAATTCTTGCATCGAAGGAACAAAGCTCTCCCACAGCCCTGTGCGTCGTGATCTTCCTTCTCCACCTTGCCCCCTCGAGGAATCGATCCGGACAGTGGATGGGCGCGACCACAAGGTCGAAAAACTCCGCTGGTGCTCTATTCTCCAAATGAATACCGGCATTGGTAGCTTTCCTTTCAAGATCCTTCCCGCCAGTTCTGTAGCAATCAACCAGCGTGACCTCAGCACCCTTTCGCCGGTACTCCAACGCAATGGTTAAGCCACCGTGGGTCGCGTCCATTACGAGGACTTTCACGACTATTCCTTCCCAAGCCTTTCTTTTACTCGCTCCTCGAGAATATCGACGATCCGATCATCGAGTCCAATCGGTTCACAATACTTGATGGCGATTTTCTTTCCATCGACGTCCACAACTCCCCCTTTGCTTCCCTGCGGGATGCCAAGCTCCGATGTGATATCGTCCCTTGTGTGAATCCCGTGCGCGAGGAAACAGGGAACAACAAAGACCGTGTCAACGCCCTCTGTGACCAATTGATTCAATCCTTCTTTAATCGTCGGTTTGTTGATGTTCATGAATCCGACGGTGACTGAAAATTCCCTGAATCGTTCTCCGAGTTTCTCCGCAAAATGACTAACGACCTTCTTGTTATAATCAAGCTTGCTTCCGTGTCCTACGAGGAGTATCCCTTTCTTGCCCATAAAGTCACTCTCACTTCTCACGATTTTTTTAGAGAATTCAATCCGGATTAATCACTGCCATAATAAAATAACTTCCATTTATTCGGCCGATTTCGAAGGATCTTAAAATCTGGAAAAACGATCACATTGGCGAATATCCCATCTTTCATAATTATTAAAAAAAGTCATACTGTTGCAGTGTTGAGATTGCACAATTCTCAATATTGCCCAGATGGCCAAAAGGTGGAATTTGTGCACACGGTATCGACCTTCGCTCTAAGTGAATAAAAATGTACAAATATAGGCTCTGATCCCTGAAGTGAACCGTTGATATGGGAAACCTGCATAGCCTACCAGTATGGATCAAATTACGATGATCTGAGTGTTTTGGGAAAAGGTTATTAGGTCCTATCAGGATGCTTTGGTCATACAGAAAGAAGAAATATTCTCGTGGCCAGTTGAGTGATGCCGATGCTTCCTCTCATGATCGATCTCACTGGGAAAAAGGTTGTGGTCTTCGGTGGGGGTGACGTTGGACTTCGCAAGGCGAGGTACTTTGCCAGGGAGGCTGAGGTCGTCGTAGTCAGTCGTGACATTTCTGTGGATCTAAAAGATAAGGGTCTAAGATTTGTAAGGGAAGACGTTCGAGCTTCTTTTGAACAATGGATCGCATGGGCGGATTATGTGATCGCAGCGACTGATGATTTCTCCCTGAACGATATGATTTGCACCTGTGCTATTTCTATGGGTAAGCAGTTCAACAGGGCGGACGGCGTTGGCTCTTTCTTGATACCCTCTGTCATCGATCGGGGCAATTTTGTTGTTGCAATTTCCACCCTTGGTCGAAGTCCAGCTGTTTCAAAGGCTCTGAAGGAAGAGCTCGATAGGCTCATTGATGAGAACTGGTCACTGATGGTGACCTTGCAGGAAGAATTGAGAAAAGAAATTAAAGATAAAATCTCCGATCAAAGGTTGAGAGAAGCGGTTTTGCGATCGGTTGTCCAGGATAAGGAGATTCTCGCGATGCTCGGTAATGACTATCAATTGGCAAAGAAGCGTGCCCTCGAGAAAGTGAACAGAGGTAATTGATATGATCATCAGCGTGCATGTAACGCACAAATCCGCCGATATGAAGGCTCTTGAACTCATCGGGCGGCATGATGAGAAAGCGCTGTTGCACCATCTCCGTCGAATCCAGGGAGTGAAAGAATGCGCCGTACTTCGCACATGCAACCGTGTCGAGCTTTATGCCGTAACGGATGAACCGAGTACGACGAGGAACGGAATGGAGGCGATGATCAGCAGGTTCATTCCCTTCGATCACGATCAAAATCTTGTTCAATTTCGTTCCGATCTTGAATCAATCAGACATCTGCTGAGAGTTTCAAGCGGTCTTGAATCGATGATCGTCGGCGAAGATCAGATTCAATTTCAGGTGAAGCGCGCATATGAACTCGCGGAGAGCGAAGGGTGTATCGGCCCCATTCTCTCCCTCATCTTCAGAAAGGCGATCAGCGTCGGGAAAAAAGTTCGCACGGAGACGAAGGTCAACAAAGGTGCGGTTTCGATCGGATCGGCTGCAGTCGATCTCGCGGAACGCCTCCTTGGCAGTCTCGAAGGTAAGACAATTCTCGTCATCGGTGCGGGAGAAATGGCGACACTGATCGCGAAGCATCTGATCGGAAAGAAACCGAACGCGATCTTCGTTTCAAATCGCACATATGACAGAGCTGTCGAACTCGCCTGGTACCTCGGTGGTCAGGCGATCCGTCTCGACAGCCTTTACGACTACCTGCACAAATGCGATATCGTTCTCGTTGCGACTTCGTCGCCTCACGTGATCCTCGATCGCGCACGAGTGGAGAAAGCGATCGCCAAAAAGGGCGAGGGGGAGAAGCTCATCATTATCGATGTCTCGTTCCCAAGAAATGTCGCTGATGATGTCCGGTCGCTGAAAAACGTTGAGATGCACGACATCGACGGTCTCAGGGATATTGCACAGGAAAACATTATGAAGAGAAAAAGGGAGGTTCTCGAGGCTGAAAGAATCATCGCTGAAGAGCTTTTGTTGCTGGAAAAGAAACTTGAGGAAATGGGGGCATCAGAAGTCATTAAGGCGCTCCGTCAGAAGTTCGAGGCGATTAAGGAAGTGGAGATCCGAAAGGCAATTAATCGACTTAATCACAGCCCAGAAGACATCGAAACGATCGTGACGGATTTTGCAAATGCCCTTGCGAATCGGTTCCTGGCCGATCCGACAGAGATGCTCAAATTGGCGTCCCGGGAGAAGAGGGTGGAAATTCTTAAGGCTGCGCGCGAATTGTTCAGATTGGAGGAGAACAAAAATGTTTCCTGATACGAGATTGAGGCGTCTGCGGTTAAATCCGCAGATTAGGGAGATGGTGAGAGAAACGCGACTATCCGTTAAGAACTTCATTTATCCGATGTTCTTCAACGAAAACCTCACGAAGCCAAAACCGATCACCTCGATGCCAGGGGTGAATGCATATCCCGTCAAAATGGCGGGGGAACAGGCAGCTGAAGCATACGAACTCGGTATTCCGGCAGTCATGGTTTTCGGGATACCGAAACATAAGGACGAAGAAGGTAGTGGCGCGTGGGCAAAGGATGGCGTTGCGCAGAAAGCGATCCAGAATATTAAGAAAGCAAGTGACGTTGTTGTCGTTGCCGATCTGTGTCTTTGCGAATACACATCACATGGGCACTGCGGAAAGGTCAGAAATGGCGAGATCCTCAACGACGAAACACTCGACCTTTACGCGAAGACGGCCGTCAGCCAGGCAGAGGCAGGCGCCGACATGATCGCGCCGAGCGGAATGATGGACGGCATGGTTGCATCAATCAGAACCGCACTGGATGATGCTGGATTCAAGAACATTCCGATCATGTCGTATAGCGCGAAGTACGCGTCAGGATTTTACGGACCCTTCAGGGAGGCGGCTGAATCAGCGCCCAAGTTCGGTGACAGGCGATCGCACCAAATGGATCCTCCCAACGCGCGTGAAGCTCTCAGAGAAATGGAGTTGGATCTTGCGGAGGGCGCGGATATTCTGATGGTCAAGCCAGCACTCGCATATCTGGATGTGATCAGGGAGGCGAGAATCATGTTCAATGTGCCGATCGCGGCGTATAATGTGAGTGGCGAGTATTCGATGATTATGGCGGCCGCCGAAAAGGGGTGGCTCGATAAAGATAGAATCATGATGGAAGTTCTCACCGCGATCAAGAGGGCAGGTGCTGATATCATATTGACCTATTTCGCGAAGGATGTCGCGAAAAAACTGAAGGAGTGAGGTTCTCCGGATGAGGAATACGAGTCGATCAAAGGATCTCTACGATCGGGCGAAAAGGCTCATGCCCGGCGGCGTCTCAAGTCCCGTGAGAGCGTTCGCCCCTTATCCACTATATATTTCAAAGGGCAAAGGATCGAAAATCTGGGATGTTGATGGAAACGAATATATTGATTACTGCATGGCTTTCGGTCCGCTGATCCTCGGGCATGCTCACCCCTCGGTTGTCAAAGCGCTTCAGGAACAGGCGGAAAACGGAACGCTTTACGGCACTCCGATCGAGAAGGAAATCGAGCTCGCCGAGATGATCTGCAATTATTATCCATCTATTGAAATGGTGAGGTTCGTTAGTAGCGGTACCGAGGCGACAATGCACGTTCTCCGATTGGCACGTGGATACACCGGGAAAAACAAAGTGATCAAGATCGAAGGCGCATTCCATGGTGCTCACGACGCCGTGCTTGTCAAGGCCGGCTCTGGCGCTACAACGCACAGTGTGCCGAATTCGATGGGAATTCCATCGGAAGTCACCAAGAACACGCTGCTCGCTCCCTTTAATGACGTTCCCGCCGTTGAAAAAATCGTCAAAGAAAATAAGAACGAAATCGCCGCTCTTATCCTCGAGCCAGTCATCGGGAATGCAGGGCCGATTCTGCCAGATAAGGATTATCTCGCATCCCTGAGGGAATTAACCAGCGACGAAGGAATCTTGCTCATTTTCGACGAGGTCATCACCGGCTTCCGCCTCGCAATGGGCGGTGCTCAGGAATACTTTGGGGTGAAACCTGATCTGACAACGCTCGGCAAGATCGTCGGCGGGGGAATGCCGATTGGAGTCTTTGGTGGCCCGGAGGAGATCATGTCGATGATCTCCCCGATAGGCAAAGTGTACCAGGCAGGAACATTCAGCGGCAATCCGATGAGTCTCGCTGCAGGTATCGCGACGTTAAAGGAACTGGCAAGAATTGGACATCGAGAATTGAATCGAAGGGGTGAAGCGATCAGGAAAGGGATTGAGGGTGTTATCGAT
This region of Methanomassiliicoccales archaeon genomic DNA includes:
- a CDS encoding P-loop NTPase, which gives rise to MKQIAIYGKGGIGKSTISANVAAALGERGLNTWYIGCDPKADGSMTLLGGRKIETFLERLRSSTNENCPAYVEGFNGIKCIETGGPIAGVGCAGRGIIVAVQELYKRYFTNDIDVIIYDVPGDVVCGGFAAPLREKFANEVYIVTSGEYLSLYAANNIVRGLENLKVNLGGLICNSREIRNEERIVSEFAKMIGSHMIGFIPRDPIVRECENRGKTVIEGAPQSSQADAYRRLADAILKNNNLGIPKPIDPEEIRVLLRENE
- the cfbD gene encoding Ni-sirohydrochlorin a,c-diamide reductive cyclase catalytic subunit; this encodes MIDVLHPRPSPIIAAMYTLRDLDVDVIVMHGPPGCGFTASRLLEEAGVTVVTTGMQESDLIFGAEQRLVEVLKKVDEEFSPKLVGVVGTCASMIIGENLDAAIKKAGIRSTVLPIDIHACAGPNTVGAIKVLEVAANKGIIPKEEFERQKEMLMRATALERERGMTSKPYLKPHRGATKLNVAKRIIDYLSQNKRVAVVLNAKKETAYRFADVMRAVEYARRKVGGYAIYVANTDPNIGLPRIRRYSMDILRDLKEAGVGIDYLSGGLDEYPVAGEKAAKYLENKEIDLRVLCGLPHAIPDLKVEDILVTDQPRELRNFIDSGFTLAVGEISTHSMLMGARGIVHSELGDTIRELVDGVQT
- the cfbE gene encoding coenzyme F430 synthase; translation: MKVLVMDATHGGLTIALEYRRKGAEVTLVDCYRTGGKDLERKATNAGIHLENRAPAEFFDLVVAPIHCPDRFLEGARWRRKITTHRAVGELCSFDARIIEVTGTKGKTSTAHLIADLLRAKGNRVLLLSSGGIVLYNGDKKKIIKEEVSIAPTSILEIARMEVEFDVGVFEVSLGGTGLADIGVITTIGDNYLIAKGTRRAFDGKVQMACTVKKTLVVREDEKNLWVPHVGKDVKILTFGNGGDVDAKIGQPLRLGEMAGMKIILKKGDCASVDLPGNFVAPAYLLAFSAAAAVAIDLGYGVNEIAKSFEAFEGVPGRGEIRKENDLWVIRDRNPGVSAASVRFLIECLKNYYQLKRIGVIIEPVSKRVCEKLDLGELEKVIIDHRDCVSDACLLGDFEGGMLHGDVFRVIENIAEVNGNSEAILWCTKEGFR
- the cfbA gene encoding sirohydrochlorin nickelochelatase, with product MRSESDFMGKKGILLVGHGSKLDYNKKVVSHFAEKLGERFREFSVTVGFMNINKPTIKEGLNQLVTEGVDTVFVVPCFLAHGIHTRDDITSELGIPQGSKGGVVDVDGKKIAIKYCEPIGLDDRIVDILEERVKERLGKE
- a CDS encoding bifunctional precorrin-2 dehydrogenase/sirohydrochlorin ferrochelatase is translated as MMPMLPLMIDLTGKKVVVFGGGDVGLRKARYFAREAEVVVVSRDISVDLKDKGLRFVREDVRASFEQWIAWADYVIAATDDFSLNDMICTCAISMGKQFNRADGVGSFLIPSVIDRGNFVVAISTLGRSPAVSKALKEELDRLIDENWSLMVTLQEELRKEIKDKISDQRLREAVLRSVVQDKEILAMLGNDYQLAKKRALEKVNRGN
- a CDS encoding glutamyl-tRNA reductase, whose amino-acid sequence is MIISVHVTHKSADMKALELIGRHDEKALLHHLRRIQGVKECAVLRTCNRVELYAVTDEPSTTRNGMEAMISRFIPFDHDQNLVQFRSDLESIRHLLRVSSGLESMIVGEDQIQFQVKRAYELAESEGCIGPILSLIFRKAISVGKKVRTETKVNKGAVSIGSAAVDLAERLLGSLEGKTILVIGAGEMATLIAKHLIGKKPNAIFVSNRTYDRAVELAWYLGGQAIRLDSLYDYLHKCDIVLVATSSPHVILDRARVEKAIAKKGEGEKLIIIDVSFPRNVADDVRSLKNVEMHDIDGLRDIAQENIMKRKREVLEAERIIAEELLLLEKKLEEMGASEVIKALRQKFEAIKEVEIRKAINRLNHSPEDIETIVTDFANALANRFLADPTEMLKLASREKRVEILKAARELFRLEENKNVS
- the hemB gene encoding porphobilinogen synthase, whose product is MFPDTRLRRLRLNPQIREMVRETRLSVKNFIYPMFFNENLTKPKPITSMPGVNAYPVKMAGEQAAEAYELGIPAVMVFGIPKHKDEEGSGAWAKDGVAQKAIQNIKKASDVVVVADLCLCEYTSHGHCGKVRNGEILNDETLDLYAKTAVSQAEAGADMIAPSGMMDGMVASIRTALDDAGFKNIPIMSYSAKYASGFYGPFREAAESAPKFGDRRSHQMDPPNAREALREMELDLAEGADILMVKPALAYLDVIREARIMFNVPIAAYNVSGEYSMIMAAAEKGWLDKDRIMMEVLTAIKRAGADIILTYFAKDVAKKLKE
- the hemL gene encoding glutamate-1-semialdehyde 2,1-aminomutase; its protein translation is MRNTSRSKDLYDRAKRLMPGGVSSPVRAFAPYPLYISKGKGSKIWDVDGNEYIDYCMAFGPLILGHAHPSVVKALQEQAENGTLYGTPIEKEIELAEMICNYYPSIEMVRFVSSGTEATMHVLRLARGYTGKNKVIKIEGAFHGAHDAVLVKAGSGATTHSVPNSMGIPSEVTKNTLLAPFNDVPAVEKIVKENKNEIAALILEPVIGNAGPILPDKDYLASLRELTSDEGILLIFDEVITGFRLAMGGAQEYFGVKPDLTTLGKIVGGGMPIGVFGGPEEIMSMISPIGKVYQAGTFSGNPMSLAAGIATLKELARIGHRELNRRGEAIRKGIEGVIDELHLDFTVTGIGSMFQLFMTKGPIRNYEDAKRSDTALFNRLFRGLLEKGVYLPPSQFETNFLSTAHSDEDIERTVNAFDEVLREITQ